From Vagococcus jeotgali, one genomic window encodes:
- the sdaAB gene encoding L-serine ammonia-lyase, iron-sulfur-dependent subunit beta: MSSVAELKVEKKEKKVMNFKSCFNVIGPVMIGPSSSHTAGAIEIGKLANKLFQGKPTHALVKYYESFAETHKGHGTDFAIASGILGFETDDARVPAALDIAKEENIDIQFVEMSGDSPVHHANTACITLSNDEREIHVTGISVGGGTIEVKYIEIEGFVLEPQGTLPVLLVITKNEILKKQIETLLGDNGIKINQMTEYQNGETFLYQFDLDSPPSDKIKDDIYHVKKDSKIILL; the protein is encoded by the coding sequence ATGTCATCAGTAGCAGAGTTAAAAGTAGAAAAAAAAGAAAAAAAAGTAATGAACTTTAAAAGCTGTTTTAATGTTATTGGTCCTGTTATGATTGGACCATCTAGTTCTCATACTGCCGGAGCGATTGAAATTGGGAAGTTAGCTAACAAACTATTTCAAGGCAAACCAACCCATGCCCTAGTAAAATATTACGAATCATTTGCTGAAACACATAAAGGACACGGAACAGACTTTGCTATTGCTAGTGGTATCTTAGGATTTGAAACAGATGATGCTAGAGTACCAGCTGCACTAGATATTGCTAAAGAAGAAAATATCGACATTCAATTTGTTGAAATGTCTGGAGATAGTCCAGTACACCATGCCAATACAGCATGTATTACCTTATCTAATGATGAACGTGAAATTCACGTGACAGGTATCTCTGTTGGTGGTGGAACAATTGAAGTAAAATATATTGAAATTGAAGGGTTTGTATTAGAACCTCAAGGCACATTACCAGTATTATTAGTTATTACAAAAAATGAAATACTAAAAAAACAAATTGAAACGTTATTAGGTGATAATGGTATTAAAATTAACCAAATGACAGAATATCAAAATGGGGAAACGTTCTTATATCAATTTGATTTAGATTCTCCTCCATCAGATAAAATTAAAGATGATATTTATCATGTTAAAAAAGACAGTAAAATTATTCTATTATAG
- the sdaAA gene encoding L-serine ammonia-lyase, iron-sulfur-dependent, subunit alpha has product MYSSIAEFIKEANETGKSLSDLMIEQEMDHSKRSYEDIWKQMERNLDTMQAAVERSVMGDGVMSSTGLTGGDAVKIKKYREKGNTLSGDRIMHGVQDALGTNEVNAAMGVICATPTAGASGTLPGVLFPIAEQLKLSREQMVRFLFTSSLFGMVVANNAMIAGAMGGCQAEVGSASAMAAAAAVEAAGGTPDQSEIAFGIAMGNLLGLVCDPVAGLVEIPCVKRNAIGAGNALIAADMALAGIENKIPADEVVEAMRKVGRSMPRELRETGLGGLAGTPTGENIKMKIFGQSL; this is encoded by the coding sequence ATGTACAGCTCTATTGCAGAATTTATTAAAGAAGCAAATGAAACAGGTAAATCATTATCAGATTTAATGATTGAACAAGAAATGGATCATTCAAAAAGAAGTTATGAAGATATTTGGAAACAAATGGAGCGAAATTTAGATACAATGCAAGCAGCAGTTGAACGCTCTGTCATGGGTGATGGTGTGATGTCATCTACTGGTTTAACAGGAGGAGATGCGGTAAAAATTAAAAAATACCGTGAAAAAGGGAATACTCTTTCCGGCGATCGTATAATGCACGGAGTACAAGATGCTCTAGGGACGAATGAAGTAAATGCTGCAATGGGTGTTATTTGTGCCACACCAACTGCCGGAGCAAGTGGTACACTTCCTGGCGTACTTTTCCCAATTGCAGAACAATTAAAATTGAGTCGTGAGCAAATGGTTCGCTTCTTGTTTACATCATCATTATTTGGGATGGTTGTCGCCAATAATGCGATGATTGCTGGAGCTATGGGTGGTTGTCAAGCTGAAGTAGGTAGTGCCTCTGCTATGGCAGCTGCTGCAGCTGTCGAGGCTGCCGGTGGAACACCAGATCAATCAGAAATTGCATTTGGTATTGCAATGGGTAACTTATTAGGTTTAGTTTGTGATCCTGTTGCTGGTCTTGTTGAAATTCCATGTGTTAAACGTAACGCAATTGGAGCAGGTAATGCATTAATTGCAGCAGATATGGCTTTAGCTGGTATCGAAAATAAAATCCCAGCAGATGAGGTTGTTGAAGCCATGCGTAAAGTTGGACGTAGTATGCCAAGAGAGCTACGTGAAACTGGGCTTGGTGGATTAGCAGGCACGCCAACTGGAGAAAACATTAAAATGAAAATCTTTGGTCAATCACTATAA
- a CDS encoding IS256 family transposase gives MTKKKKDQKSAKLAQSIIDAYQPESVEDMQEALKDVFGPIFEAMLRGELDNHLGYENQSRQEKETQNRRNGYGNKKLKTSFGELDIQVPRDRDASFEPEIIPKRSRDVSSIEGKVLSMYAKGMSQRDIASTIEDIYGFTISHDMVSDITDQILPELEEWQIRPLAKCYAFLFVDCMYVTLRENYEVKECAVYTILGYDLKGNKEILGLWLNQTESKNRWMQIFDEIKERGVEDILFISMDGVSGLENGAKAIFPGVVVQRCLVHLVRNALRYVPSKSYKEVCKDMKSFYSASSLKAAQTAFDTFQTKWAVYPGAIDVWKRNFHHVEQLFDYGSAIRKIMYTTNAVESVHSSFRKVTKKGAFPNENALLKLLYLRVKELQSKWEGGHVHNWAMVLNQLTVNDSFSKRVEKYNRY, from the coding sequence ATGACAAAAAAGAAAAAAGATCAAAAATCAGCGAAGTTAGCTCAATCAATTATTGATGCCTATCAACCAGAATCGGTTGAAGACATGCAAGAAGCCCTAAAAGATGTTTTTGGACCGATATTTGAAGCAATGCTTCGTGGAGAATTAGATAATCATTTAGGTTATGAGAATCAGTCAAGACAAGAAAAAGAAACTCAAAACAGACGGAATGGATATGGAAATAAAAAATTAAAAACAAGTTTTGGTGAATTAGACATTCAGGTTCCTAGAGATAGAGACGCTTCTTTTGAGCCAGAAATTATTCCTAAAAGAAGCAGAGACGTTTCAAGTATTGAAGGAAAAGTTCTTTCTATGTATGCCAAAGGCATGAGTCAACGAGATATTGCCTCGACAATTGAAGATATTTATGGTTTTACTATTTCTCATGATATGGTGTCGGATATCACAGATCAAATATTACCAGAACTTGAGGAATGGCAAATCAGACCTCTGGCCAAATGCTATGCCTTCTTGTTTGTCGATTGTATGTATGTCACTCTAAGAGAAAATTATGAAGTGAAAGAATGTGCGGTGTATACAATTCTTGGTTATGATTTAAAAGGAAATAAAGAAATTCTAGGTCTTTGGCTAAATCAAACAGAATCGAAAAATAGATGGATGCAGATTTTTGATGAGATTAAAGAGCGTGGCGTTGAAGATATTTTGTTTATTTCAATGGATGGTGTATCAGGGCTTGAAAATGGAGCCAAAGCTATTTTCCCAGGTGTTGTCGTTCAACGTTGTCTGGTCCATTTAGTTAGAAATGCCCTTCGTTATGTGCCAAGTAAAAGTTATAAAGAGGTTTGTAAGGATATGAAGTCTTTTTACAGTGCCTCCTCTTTAAAAGCGGCTCAAACAGCTTTTGATACCTTTCAAACAAAGTGGGCAGTCTATCCTGGAGCTATTGATGTTTGGAAAAGAAATTTCCACCATGTCGAACAATTATTTGATTACGGCTCAGCTATTCGAAAAATAATGTACACGACAAATGCTGTAGAAAGTGTTCACTCTAGTTTCCGCAAGGTAACTAAAAAAGGAGCTTTCCCTAATGAGAATGCCCTTCTTAAGCTATTATATCTTCGAGTGAAAGAACTTCAAAGTAAATGGGAAGGTGGGCATGTTCATAATTGGGCTATGGTGCTTAACCAATTAACGGTCAACGACTCTTTTTCAAAACGTGTCGAAAAATATAATCGTTACTAA
- a CDS encoding IS3 family transposase yields the protein MCRKLEISRGAYYYEVKRKKSEAIVEKAVIESFTDSRNSYGTRRIKDDLNDQGLIVSRRRIRRIMNKFNFISSYTTLKIKPQATSKNEQKIDNVLSRQFDKMQPIEAALVSRLRIKIVE from the coding sequence ATGTGTCGAAAATTAGAAATTTCTCGTGGAGCTTATTATTATGAAGTCAAAAGAAAAAAATCAGAAGCTATTGTTGAAAAAGCAGTCATTGAGTCATTTACAGATAGCCGTAACTCCTACGGAACAAGAAGAATTAAAGATGATTTAAACGATCAAGGATTAATTGTTTCAAGAAGAAGGATACGACGAATCATGAATAAGTTTAATTTCATTTCAAGCTACACAACACTGAAAATTAAGCCTCAAGCAACGAGTAAAAATGAACAGAAAATCGATAATGTTTTATCACGTCAATTTGATAAAATGCAACCTATAGAAGCGGCTCTTGTGTCAAGATTACGGATAAAAATAGTCGAATAA
- a CDS encoding helix-turn-helix domain-containing protein, with product MVELHKSGKPRKDILREYDLTPSTFDKWVKQYNQSGSFKEKDNLTPEEKELRE from the coding sequence ATGGTGGAACTGCATAAATCAGGAAAACCTAGAAAAGATATTTTAAGAGAATATGACCTGACACCATCAACCTTTGATAAATGGGTAAAACAATATAATCAGTCAGGATCATTCAAAGAGAAAGATAATTTGACGCCAGAAGAAAAAGAGTTGCGTGAATGA
- a CDS encoding DUF4767 domain-containing protein encodes MKKKMGVVGMLCILSLFLFACGQTSNERYKEAMERGEVAIDKKQFDKAIEGFDAALDVKGADTLAKSYKEQTETYIRGMNNVSRELYQDAIEEFDKVIRQKIGLVSLAEYAEESKKDTEEIVNALKKQQSTDKQNGKELWDKDKNEALTDFMELWGASMNQEYHAYTPTNNVDFYGVEMPQSVLNGDAVMLLQDKVIPLEWSKTGVGESSYQLVAVYSDSETKNYLQEHLYFFTFVHDKPKVFISQQSPSQDDDTFVFTETDNEQLKQAFEKLSKGEEVDELEEDESDGLVKSEASARKVIFKRLNEEVELNYLGFNHDMYEFESLPIDGITTIYQVQEDGTIWYNESYE; translated from the coding sequence ATGAAGAAAAAAATGGGTGTTGTTGGAATGCTATGTATTCTTAGTTTGTTTTTATTTGCTTGCGGGCAAACTTCCAATGAGCGTTATAAGGAGGCAATGGAAAGAGGAGAAGTAGCAATTGATAAAAAACAATTTGATAAAGCAATTGAAGGTTTTGATGCCGCTCTTGATGTTAAGGGAGCAGACACGTTAGCAAAGTCTTATAAAGAGCAGACTGAAACTTATATTAGAGGGATGAATAACGTCAGTAGAGAGCTTTATCAAGATGCGATTGAAGAGTTTGATAAGGTAATCAGACAAAAAATTGGTTTAGTAAGTTTAGCAGAGTATGCTGAAGAATCAAAAAAAGATACAGAAGAGATTGTTAACGCTTTAAAAAAACAACAGAGTACGGATAAACAAAATGGTAAGGAATTGTGGGATAAAGATAAAAATGAAGCATTAACTGATTTTATGGAGCTTTGGGGAGCATCTATGAACCAAGAGTATCATGCCTATACACCAACTAATAATGTTGATTTTTATGGTGTAGAAATGCCACAGTCTGTTCTAAATGGTGATGCTGTGATGTTATTACAAGATAAAGTTATACCTCTAGAGTGGTCTAAAACAGGTGTTGGAGAAAGTAGTTATCAACTTGTGGCTGTTTATTCAGATAGTGAGACAAAAAACTATTTACAGGAGCATCTATACTTCTTTACTTTCGTACATGATAAACCTAAAGTTTTTATCTCCCAGCAAAGTCCAAGTCAAGATGATGATACTTTTGTTTTTACAGAAACAGACAATGAGCAATTAAAACAAGCCTTTGAGAAACTATCAAAAGGTGAAGAAGTTGATGAGTTGGAAGAAGATGAGTCAGATGGTTTAGTAAAAAGTGAAGCTAGTGCAAGAAAAGTTATTTTCAAGAGATTAAATGAAGAGGTAGAATTAAATTATTTAGGATTTAATCATGATATGTATGAGTTTGAGTCATTACCAATTGATGGGATTACTACCATTTATCAGGTTCAAGAAGATGGTACTATTTGGTATAATGAATCATACGAATGA
- a CDS encoding IS256 family transposase encodes MTKKKKDQKSAKLAQSIIDAYQPESVEDMQEALKDVFGPMFEAMLRGELDNHLGYENQSRQEKETQNRRNGYGNKKLKTSFGELDIQVPRDRDASFEPEIIPKRSRDVSSIEGKVLSMYAKGMSQRDIASTIEDIYGFTISHDMVSDITDQILPELEEWQIRPLAKCYAFLFVDCMYVTLRENYEVKECAVYTILGYDLKGNKEILGLWLNQTESKNRWMQIFDEIKERGVEDILFISMDGVSGLENGAKAIFPGVVVQRCLVHLVRNALRYVPSKSYKEVCKDMKSFYSASSLKAAQTAFDTFQTKWAVYPGAIDVWKRNFHHVEQLFDYGSAIRKIMYTTNAVESVHSSFRKVTKKGAFPNENALLKLLYLRVKELQSKWEGGHVHNWAMVLNQLTVNDSFSKRVEKYNRY; translated from the coding sequence ATGACAAAAAAGAAAAAAGATCAAAAATCAGCGAAGTTAGCTCAATCAATTATTGATGCCTATCAACCAGAATCGGTTGAAGACATGCAAGAAGCCCTAAAAGATGTTTTTGGACCGATGTTTGAAGCAATGCTTCGTGGAGAATTAGATAATCATTTAGGTTATGAGAATCAGTCAAGACAAGAAAAAGAAACTCAAAACAGACGGAATGGATATGGAAATAAAAAATTAAAAACAAGTTTTGGTGAATTAGACATTCAGGTTCCTAGAGATAGAGACGCTTCTTTTGAGCCAGAAATTATTCCTAAAAGAAGCAGAGACGTTTCAAGTATTGAAGGAAAAGTTCTTTCTATGTATGCCAAAGGCATGAGTCAACGAGATATTGCCTCGACAATTGAAGATATTTATGGTTTTACTATTTCTCATGATATGGTGTCGGATATCACAGATCAAATATTACCAGAACTTGAGGAATGGCAAATCAGACCTCTGGCCAAATGCTATGCCTTCTTGTTTGTCGATTGTATGTATGTCACTCTAAGAGAAAATTATGAAGTGAAAGAATGTGCGGTGTATACAATTCTTGGTTATGATTTAAAAGGAAATAAAGAAATTCTAGGTCTTTGGCTAAATCAAACAGAATCGAAAAATAGATGGATGCAGATTTTTGATGAGATTAAAGAGCGTGGCGTTGAAGATATTTTGTTTATTTCAATGGATGGTGTATCAGGGCTTGAAAATGGAGCCAAAGCTATTTTCCCAGGTGTTGTCGTTCAACGTTGTCTGGTCCATTTAGTTAGAAATGCCCTTCGTTATGTGCCAAGTAAAAGTTATAAAGAGGTTTGTAAGGATATGAAGTCTTTTTACAGTGCCTCCTCCTTAAAAGCGGCTCAAACAGCTTTTGATACCTTTCAAACAAAGTGGGCAGTCTATCCTGGAGCTATTGATGTTTGGAAAAGAAATTTCCACCATGTCGAACAATTATTTGATTACGGCTCAGCTATTCGAAAAATAATGTACACGACAAATGCTGTAGAAAGTGTTCACTCTAGTTTCCGCAAGGTAACTAAAAAAGGAGCTTTCCCTAATGAGAATGCCCTTCTTAAGCTATTATATCTTCGAGTGAAAGAACTTCAAAGTAAATGGGAAGGTGGGCATGTTCATAATTGGGCTATGGTGCTTAACCAATTAACGGTCAACGACTCTTTTTCAAAACGTGTCGAAAAATATAATCGTTACTAA
- a CDS encoding DUF1002 domain-containing protein, translating into MVGYLHGLYYTLVKYVTDVPEFTESSKAYSSAFITRTKEGSGVMVDIVTPENITARTEAMYRSAAITSGVYDAYIRIASVKPMDGSGALAGIYKIYDEVTPASDDSEQKSRDEKREVAQEQMQVVSNIDNQNQANDDYSSENVLVMLADIQLELQKINDKLSKMSEQEKKAEVTQVVDQAIQSNGLDSAFTPELRNEVITNMTQFTNTDAIKDTKMTDQLTGFKDDLVNNGNEFKDNLLNGEHVEKAKGFWGKIKAFFSGLFN; encoded by the coding sequence ATGGTAGGTTACTTACACGGTTTATATTACACTCTCGTTAAATATGTGACAGATGTACCAGAATTTACTGAGTCATCAAAAGCCTACTCAAGTGCCTTTATTACTAGAACAAAAGAAGGATCTGGTGTCATGGTGGATATTGTTACACCAGAAAATATAACAGCTAGAACAGAAGCAATGTATCGTTCAGCTGCAATAACAAGTGGTGTCTATGATGCTTACATTAGAATTGCTAGTGTAAAACCTATGGATGGCAGTGGTGCTTTGGCTGGTATTTATAAAATATACGATGAAGTCACACCAGCAAGTGATGACTCAGAGCAAAAAAGCCGAGATGAAAAGCGTGAAGTAGCACAAGAACAGATGCAGGTCGTTTCAAATATTGATAATCAAAATCAAGCTAATGATGACTATTCATCTGAAAATGTTTTAGTTATGTTGGCAGACATCCAGTTGGAGTTACAAAAGATAAATGATAAATTATCGAAGATGTCTGAGCAAGAGAAAAAAGCAGAAGTCACTCAAGTTGTTGACCAAGCGATTCAGTCTAATGGATTAGATTCTGCATTCACACCTGAGCTTAGAAATGAAGTTATTACTAATATGACACAGTTTACTAATACAGATGCCATTAAAGACACTAAAATGACAGATCAATTAACAGGGTTTAAAGATGATTTAGTTAATAATGGTAATGAGTTTAAAGATAATTTACTAAATGGTGAGCATGTGGAAAAAGCAAAAGGGTTTTGGGGTAAGATTAAAGCATTTTTTAGTGGATTGTTTAATTAA
- a CDS encoding serine/threonine-protein kinase, whose product MLDSNALKEVSNVFIGDSEPGFKYKSGSELVAFFNQYFGVGDTYAQGFPSRWRYVYDHLVDLLNNHQIDKFFNIILSKEYILSEFKISEVETVARAQEIFQGFNHLLRPYSFMLSSKNGQYHLARIDEDLKFIGAGGFANVYLQLSTGYIIKKLKDDFFVDTGIKSRFKREYKITESLQDISMIIKVIDFDEDTYSYRMEQAETTLAEFVKENNLNESSKVTLISQIMDVMSEVHSRNIVHRDLSPTNIFVVGGLVKIADFGLGKDLNIFSSHQTMTTAAVGQYWYCAPEQFMLLKDGDKRSDIYSLGRIINFIMNGSPLNVAHQFRSIAEKATNENSIYRYDDAEQMKAHLERSIKYHSDKERLQLVAKKILDRQFDDDIESYIYEMPKDKMCESLKNSRGEGFSDALLKFMKIDEKHAQYVIQSIESGYVESTGGRFASFDPFADFAEDILREQQPPFSFSVNELAAKILRHVAKDVNRFSAQRMIENLISQGLEPMIEEILEN is encoded by the coding sequence ATGTTAGATAGCAACGCTTTGAAAGAGGTTTCAAATGTGTTTATAGGCGACTCAGAACCAGGGTTTAAATATAAATCTGGCTCTGAACTAGTTGCCTTTTTCAATCAATACTTTGGTGTAGGTGACACCTATGCACAAGGCTTCCCTAGTCGGTGGCGGTACGTCTATGATCATTTAGTCGACCTACTGAACAATCATCAAATTGATAAGTTCTTCAATATCATTTTAAGTAAAGAATATATCCTAAGTGAATTCAAAATCTCAGAAGTAGAAACTGTAGCTAGGGCCCAAGAAATCTTTCAGGGATTTAATCATCTATTACGTCCATATAGCTTCATGCTTTCAAGTAAAAATGGGCAGTATCATTTAGCGAGAATTGATGAAGATTTGAAATTTATTGGGGCTGGAGGTTTTGCGAATGTATACCTTCAACTATCAACGGGATATATCATAAAAAAGTTAAAGGATGATTTTTTTGTCGATACAGGTATTAAGAGCCGATTTAAACGCGAGTACAAAATCACTGAATCACTTCAAGATATTTCTATGATAATAAAGGTTATTGATTTTGACGAAGATACGTATAGTTACCGAATGGAGCAGGCTGAGACAACGTTGGCTGAATTCGTTAAAGAAAATAATCTGAATGAGAGTTCAAAAGTAACGCTTATCTCTCAAATTATGGATGTGATGTCAGAAGTACATTCTCGAAATATTGTGCACCGTGATTTGAGTCCTACAAACATATTTGTTGTTGGAGGGTTGGTAAAAATAGCTGATTTTGGTTTGGGAAAAGATTTGAATATTTTTTCCTCGCATCAGACTATGACAACAGCAGCTGTGGGGCAATATTGGTATTGTGCTCCTGAACAGTTCATGCTCTTGAAAGACGGTGATAAACGTAGTGATATCTATTCTTTAGGGCGTATTATAAATTTCATTATGAATGGAAGTCCTCTGAATGTGGCCCATCAATTTAGGAGTATTGCCGAGAAAGCAACAAATGAAAACTCAATTTATCGTTATGATGATGCTGAACAGATGAAGGCTCACTTAGAAAGAAGCATCAAATACCATTCAGATAAAGAGCGACTACAATTAGTTGCGAAGAAAATTTTAGATAGACAATTTGACGATGATATCGAGAGTTATATTTATGAAATGCCAAAAGATAAAATGTGCGAAAGTTTGAAAAATAGCCGAGGTGAAGGTTTTTCAGATGCACTTCTGAAATTTATGAAAATTGATGAGAAACACGCACAATATGTGATCCAATCTATTGAGAGTGGTTATGTTGAATCAACTGGTGGAAGATTTGCATCTTTTGATCCCTTTGCGGATTTTGCCGAGGATATTTTAAGAGAACAGCAGCCGCCCTTTTCCTTTTCCGTGAATGAGTTAGCCGCCAAAATTTTGAGGCATGTTGCTAAAGATGTAAATCGGTTCAGTGCCCAACGAATGATTGAGAATCTTATCTCACAAGGGTTAGAGCCTATGATTGAGGAAATATTAGAAAACTAA
- a CDS encoding DNA adenine methylase, protein MILETYLKNNNTNIRQMHIVSGIPETTVRGINKREFSKWSVTYFDAIARTVGKERHVVMQELEALKEQADNLAPLGRYNLENRRYIGNKNKLLTWISDLIDEHTEGNSFFDVFAGTGVVSKEMLWKYDSFIMNDFLFSNNIIYKAFFSNDSFDSNKLLSRQEEFNGIITNKEDDDYFSDNFGGKFFSVHDAKIIGEIRTRIEKDKSLNEIERAILIASLIYSSDKIANTVGHYDAYRKKVQIADRFKFELVNPLDTSSKDIQIFREDSNELVRKISADVAFIDPPYNSRQYSRFYHVLEGIAKWDKPELGGVAMKPPAENMSDYSRSSAPQVFDDLIQNLDVKYIVVTYNNTYKSKSSSSKNKITHDEILESLNKVGKTKSVEMPFQFFNAGKTDLKDHKEFVFITEVGK, encoded by the coding sequence ATGATACTAGAAACTTATCTGAAAAACAATAATACAAATATTAGACAGATGCATATTGTATCGGGCATTCCAGAAACAACAGTAAGAGGAATCAACAAACGCGAATTTTCGAAATGGAGCGTTACTTATTTTGATGCGATTGCCAGGACGGTTGGTAAGGAGCGGCATGTTGTTATGCAAGAATTGGAAGCTTTGAAAGAACAAGCGGATAATTTGGCACCTCTAGGTAGATATAACCTAGAAAACCGAAGGTATATTGGAAATAAAAATAAGTTATTAACTTGGATTAGTGATCTAATTGATGAGCACACTGAAGGTAATTCATTTTTTGATGTTTTTGCTGGAACAGGAGTGGTATCAAAAGAGATGCTTTGGAAATATGATTCTTTCATTATGAACGATTTTCTGTTTTCCAATAATATCATCTATAAAGCTTTCTTTAGCAATGATTCGTTTGATTCAAATAAGTTGCTCTCTCGTCAAGAGGAGTTCAATGGCATAATTACGAACAAAGAGGATGACGATTACTTTTCTGATAATTTTGGCGGGAAATTTTTCAGTGTTCATGATGCAAAGATTATAGGTGAGATACGAACAAGAATTGAAAAAGATAAATCATTGAATGAAATAGAACGGGCAATATTGATAGCATCACTTATTTACTCGAGCGATAAAATAGCAAATACCGTTGGACATTACGATGCTTATAGAAAAAAAGTACAAATAGCTGATAGGTTTAAATTTGAGCTGGTAAATCCTCTTGATACCTCGAGTAAAGATATACAGATTTTCAGAGAAGATTCAAATGAGTTAGTTCGAAAAATATCAGCGGATGTGGCGTTTATCGATCCACCATACAATTCTAGACAATACTCTCGCTTTTACCATGTTTTAGAGGGAATCGCGAAATGGGACAAGCCAGAATTAGGTGGTGTTGCAATGAAGCCACCTGCTGAAAACATGAGCGATTATAGCCGTTCTTCAGCACCCCAAGTATTTGATGATTTAATTCAAAATCTTGATGTTAAGTATATTGTTGTTACGTATAACAATACTTATAAATCAAAAAGTTCTAGTTCAAAAAATAAGATTACACATGATGAAATATTGGAATCTTTGAACAAGGTTGGAAAAACTAAATCTGTCGAGATGCCTTTTCAATTCTTTAATGCAGGAAAGACAGATCTAAAGGATCATAAAGAGTTCGTCTTTATAACGGAGGTAGGAAAATAA
- a CDS encoding DNA adenine methylase: protein MKKRGKAIRSPLFYVGDKYKLMPQLKELFPKNINNYYDVFSGGGSASINVIADKIIMNDIDEKVVELHRFLQEQSCDIELFIENMYELIREYGLSLSELGKNSEIEELKKEFKKTYFAKYNKQAYLKLRDDYNKDQSNTKLLYLLLIYGFNHMIRFNGQGQFNLPVGNVDWNKNVSTALRNYSQWYNNNNIEISSGMDFEDFVNFYDLKNGDFLYFDPPYLITFSDYNKLWGEDEERRLYKLLDKLDSKGIKWGLSNMYNHKGKTNEILLEWGKKYNEYDIKSNYISRFDNTIKKDSKEIYITNYINE from the coding sequence ATGAAAAAAAGAGGAAAAGCTATTCGTTCACCATTATTCTACGTGGGTGATAAGTATAAATTGATGCCGCAGTTGAAAGAGCTTTTCCCTAAAAATATCAACAATTATTATGATGTGTTTTCTGGAGGGGGAAGTGCTTCAATCAATGTCATAGCTGATAAAATTATTATGAATGATATTGACGAAAAGGTAGTTGAGCTCCATAGATTTTTACAAGAGCAATCCTGTGACATTGAGTTATTTATTGAGAATATGTACGAGCTTATTAGAGAATACGGATTGAGTCTTTCAGAACTAGGGAAAAACAGTGAAATTGAAGAGTTGAAAAAGGAGTTTAAGAAAACATATTTTGCCAAATACAATAAGCAGGCTTACTTAAAACTCAGGGATGACTACAATAAAGATCAGTCTAACACTAAGCTTTTGTATCTCCTTCTCATTTATGGTTTCAACCACATGATACGTTTTAATGGTCAGGGACAGTTCAATCTTCCCGTCGGTAATGTTGACTGGAATAAAAATGTTTCAACCGCACTTAGAAACTATTCCCAATGGTATAACAACAATAACATTGAGATTTCAAGTGGAATGGACTTTGAGGATTTTGTAAATTTTTATGATTTAAAGAATGGTGATTTTCTTTATTTTGATCCGCCGTATCTGATCACCTTTAGCGACTACAATAAACTTTGGGGAGAAGATGAAGAGCGGAGGTTATACAAGCTTTTGGATAAACTTGATTCGAAGGGGATAAAGTGGGGGCTTTCCAATATGTATAATCACAAGGGGAAGACTAATGAAATTTTGCTCGAATGGGGTAAAAAATACAATGAGTATGACATCAAAAGTAATTACATCTCCCGATTCGATAATACGATAAAAAAAGATAGTAAAGAGATTTATATAACAAATTACATCAATGAGTAA